A genome region from Chryseobacterium sp. G0186 includes the following:
- a CDS encoding response regulator, translating into MNKKILIVDDDPRNIFALKLTLKARGYAVESCTMAQEALEILKSGSQSYIVLMDMMMPGIDGYEAVRMIRNNSEIKHVPVIAVTAQAMPEDRQKCLEAGANDYVSKPIDVDLLIMAIEKIS; encoded by the coding sequence ATGAATAAGAAAATCTTAATCGTGGATGATGACCCACGCAATATATTTGCATTGAAGTTAACTCTTAAAGCGCGTGGATATGCAGTTGAATCCTGTACAATGGCTCAGGAGGCTTTAGAAATCCTGAAATCGGGCTCCCAGTCTTATATTGTTCTGATGGACATGATGATGCCGGGAATAGATGGCTATGAAGCAGTCAGGATGATAAGAAATAATTCAGAAATCAAGCACGTTCCTGTAATTGCTGTCACTGCACAGGCAATGCCTGAAGACCGTCAGAAATGTTTGGAAGCAGGAGCAAATGATTATGTTTCAAAACCGATTGATGTAGA
- a CDS encoding response regulator, with protein MPKKIIRNLQFGIGLSLLILIASSVASYWSIQNQMNHRESLSQSRRSVTAVKDVLVALLDAETGNRGYQLTGREDFLEPYKRGLREYSKALVLAESLGVKDKNQQERLAGLKIAVGQVMDNLKNLVESRRRGIVMTQQQIVTGKAYMDECRKIVRDFVQYEEDQVEIKNKDLARSSETTVLFIVFSALAAVVVTTFFYFKMRADLIRRDELEKMLRDKDQEMTRRVSAIQKIANRVANGDYNEKAVDNAEDDLGDLVESLNHMTESLKISFDKINKSDWRQKGLALMNESLVGNKSVKEVSDKALHQLIEYGNCINGSLYLFDEGVLKLNKAFGLEANMKRTFDPGEGMVGQAFTNAKTQVYNNLHEDDFVVTFASSTIKIYGIVLLPVFADGHAIGVIELGSTSNFDEDRISYFEECSVNIGIALNSAKGREKEQQLLEETQAQSEELQVQHSELENLNTELEAQTQKLQASEEELKVQQEELMQANAELEERSRLLEEKNHLIAERNNEIQKKVEELALSTKYKSEFLANISHELRTPLNSILLLSRLMAENPEENLNEDQVESAKVIQSSGTSLLTLIDEILDLAKIESGKMTLEYQEVVVEDIVKDLKSLFIPVFQEKMLPFNIQIDSDVQKVVESDRLRIDQVLRNLLSNALKFTTKGSIDLHIKKDLEKPEFIIFSVKDTGIGIAEDKQKIIFEAFQQADGSTKRKFGGTGLGLSISREIARLLGGELALKSEVNKGSEFSFTIPVHPVTEIAHSETDQDLVEIIREDVEEIQNILDEKEVVSLNTLQIPDDVEDDRDNIQEGDKIILIIEDDTNFAKALLKYAHLQDYKGVVVVRGDYALSAAQQYRPHAILLDVQLPVKDGWEVMDELKSDPYVKHIPVHMMSALHVKKESLMKGAVDFINKPVALDRMTDVFRKIEEALQKGPQKVLIVEENAKHANALSYFLSNFNISLSVEHNVEDSVKALTSNLVDCVILDVGSAKGDDYHIIESIKSYDGLENLPIIIFTEHHLSKEEELKIKQYADSIVVKTAHSYQRVLDEVGLFLHLVEEKNGSAENNRGRMLGSLTEVLSGKKILITDDDVRNIFSLTKALEKYKVEVIVAMDGKHALEQINQNPDVDVVLMDMMMPEMDGYETIKELRKMQAFKKLPIIAITAKSMIGEREKCITAGASDYISKPVDIDQLLSLLRVWLYES; from the coding sequence ATGCCGAAAAAAATTATACGAAATCTTCAATTTGGAATAGGTCTTTCACTTCTGATCTTAATAGCCAGTTCAGTAGCATCATACTGGAGTATTCAGAACCAGATGAATCATCGTGAAAGCCTTTCCCAAAGCAGACGTTCTGTAACAGCAGTTAAGGATGTCCTGGTGGCCCTGCTGGATGCAGAAACAGGAAACAGAGGGTATCAGCTTACCGGGAGGGAAGACTTTCTGGAGCCATACAAGCGTGGACTAAGAGAATATTCTAAAGCTTTGGTCCTTGCAGAATCACTTGGCGTAAAAGATAAGAACCAACAGGAAAGACTGGCCGGATTAAAAATAGCAGTCGGTCAAGTGATGGATAATCTGAAGAATTTGGTGGAAAGCAGACGAAGAGGAATTGTGATGACCCAGCAGCAGATTGTTACAGGTAAAGCTTATATGGACGAGTGCCGTAAAATTGTAAGAGATTTTGTGCAATATGAAGAGGATCAGGTTGAAATCAAAAATAAGGATTTAGCACGATCATCAGAAACAACTGTTTTGTTTATTGTTTTTTCTGCACTGGCAGCAGTAGTGGTAACTACATTTTTCTACTTTAAAATGCGTGCAGATCTCATCCGGAGAGATGAACTTGAGAAAATGCTGAGAGATAAAGATCAGGAAATGACAAGGCGTGTAAGCGCTATTCAAAAAATAGCCAATAGAGTGGCCAATGGTGATTATAATGAAAAAGCTGTAGATAATGCAGAGGATGATCTCGGAGATCTTGTGGAATCTCTTAATCACATGACCGAATCCCTTAAAATATCTTTTGATAAAATTAATAAAAGCGATTGGCGTCAGAAAGGACTTGCTTTAATGAATGAATCCCTTGTAGGAAATAAATCTGTAAAGGAAGTTTCTGATAAAGCTTTACATCAGTTGATTGAATATGGAAATTGCATCAATGGTTCATTATATCTTTTTGATGAGGGTGTTCTAAAGCTTAATAAAGCATTTGGATTAGAAGCCAATATGAAAAGAACTTTTGATCCCGGAGAGGGAATGGTAGGGCAGGCTTTCACGAATGCTAAAACGCAGGTATACAATAATCTTCATGAAGATGATTTTGTAGTAACGTTTGCCAGCAGTACCATTAAAATCTATGGAATAGTTCTGCTACCGGTTTTCGCAGATGGACATGCAATAGGGGTTATTGAACTGGGATCTACCTCTAATTTTGATGAAGACCGAATCAGCTATTTTGAGGAATGCTCTGTGAATATAGGAATTGCCCTGAATTCTGCGAAAGGAAGAGAAAAAGAGCAACAGCTCCTGGAGGAAACCCAGGCACAGTCTGAAGAATTACAGGTACAGCACTCTGAACTTGAAAATCTCAATACTGAATTGGAAGCTCAGACCCAAAAACTTCAGGCCTCGGAAGAAGAATTAAAAGTACAGCAGGAAGAATTAATGCAGGCCAATGCAGAACTGGAAGAACGTTCACGATTGCTGGAAGAAAAAAATCATTTAATTGCAGAACGGAATAATGAGATTCAGAAAAAAGTAGAGGAGCTGGCACTCAGTACCAAGTACAAATCTGAATTTCTGGCTAATATATCCCATGAATTACGCACCCCTCTTAATTCAATCCTTCTTTTATCAAGGTTAATGGCAGAAAATCCCGAGGAAAACCTTAATGAAGATCAGGTGGAATCTGCTAAAGTTATTCAAAGTTCAGGAACAAGTTTATTGACGTTAATAGATGAAATTCTTGACCTCGCAAAAATAGAATCCGGCAAAATGACCCTGGAATATCAGGAAGTAGTCGTTGAAGACATCGTAAAAGATCTGAAAAGCCTTTTCATTCCTGTATTCCAGGAGAAAATGCTTCCATTCAATATTCAGATAGATTCAGATGTCCAGAAAGTGGTTGAAAGTGACCGTCTCCGAATTGATCAGGTTTTAAGAAATCTATTGTCTAATGCTTTAAAATTTACAACAAAGGGAAGTATTGATCTTCATATCAAAAAAGATTTGGAAAAGCCTGAATTTATTATATTTTCAGTAAAGGATACAGGTATCGGAATCGCAGAAGATAAGCAAAAAATTATATTTGAAGCTTTTCAGCAGGCTGATGGATCTACAAAAAGGAAATTTGGAGGTACCGGCCTCGGACTTTCAATAAGTCGGGAAATTGCAAGGCTTTTAGGAGGTGAATTGGCTCTGAAAAGTGAGGTGAATAAAGGCAGTGAATTCAGTTTTACTATTCCTGTACATCCTGTAACCGAAATTGCTCATTCCGAAACGGACCAGGATCTGGTAGAGATTATCCGTGAAGATGTTGAAGAAATTCAGAACATTCTTGATGAGAAAGAAGTTGTTTCGTTGAATACGCTGCAAATTCCTGATGATGTAGAGGATGACAGAGATAATATTCAGGAAGGAGATAAGATTATTCTGATTATTGAAGATGATACTAATTTTGCAAAAGCTTTATTAAAATATGCCCATTTACAGGACTATAAAGGTGTTGTGGTAGTAAGAGGAGATTATGCTCTTTCAGCAGCTCAGCAATATCGTCCTCATGCCATTTTATTGGATGTTCAGCTTCCTGTAAAAGACGGTTGGGAAGTAATGGATGAATTGAAGTCGGATCCTTATGTGAAGCATATTCCGGTCCACATGATGTCTGCTCTGCATGTGAAAAAAGAAAGTCTTATGAAGGGAGCTGTTGATTTTATCAATAAGCCGGTAGCGCTTGATAGAATGACTGATGTATTCAGGAAAATTGAAGAAGCACTACAAAAGGGGCCTCAAAAAGTTTTGATTGTTGAAGAAAATGCCAAGCATGCCAATGCATTATCCTATTTTCTGAGTAATTTTAACATTTCCTTATCAGTGGAGCACAATGTTGAAGATAGTGTAAAAGCATTGACTTCAAACCTTGTTGATTGTGTAATTCTGGATGTTGGAAGTGCAAAAGGAGATGATTATCATATCATTGAGTCAATCAAAAGTTATGATGGACTGGAGAATCTCCCGATCATTATTTTTACTGAGCACCATTTATCTAAGGAAGAAGAGCTCAAAATAAAACAGTATGCCGATTCCATTGTAGTAAAAACAGCACATTCTTATCAGAGAGTTTTGGATGAAGTAGGGTTATTCTTACATCTGGTAGAAGAGAAAAATGGTTCAGCTGAAAATAACAGAGGACGAATGCTGGGTTCTTTAACGGAAGTTTTGAGTGGCAAAAAAATATTGATTACTGATGATGATGTACGTAATATTTTTTCTTTAACCAAGGCGTTGGAAAAATATAAAGTGGAAGTAATTGTAGCCATGGATGGGAAACACGCTCTGGAACAAATAAACCAAAATCCAGATGTGGATGTGGTTTTGATGGACATGATGATGCCGGAAATGGATGGCTATGAAACCATTAAGGAATTAAGAAAAATGCAGGCATTTAAAAAGCTGCCTATTATAGCCATTACCGCAAAATCTATGATTGGAGAACGTGAAAAATGTATTACAGCAGGAGCTTCAGACTATATCTCAAAACCAGTAGATATTGATCAGTTATTATCACTCCTTCGTGTTTGGTTGTATGAAAGTTAA
- a CDS encoding response regulator, whose protein sequence is MILIVDDNQSNLYSLQKLLESKDFQVETAGSGEEALGKALKNDYALIILDVQMPDMDGFEVAETLADYSKTKDVPIIFLSAVNTDKKFITQGYASGGKDYVTKPVDPEILLLKVKTFYNLQEKNLAMKKTQQNLELEVKGRRESQVTMKSQIDHFHLMLESLPQIAFTLNEDGIVDFVNGKWYQYSDVEQVFPETHPDDHDIREELERCRKKGKALELEIRIKNIVSGNYRYHLLRITPVYDENRIKNWVGTFTDIDDQKKVEKEKDEFLSIASHELKTPLTSIKAYVQLLERKLKLDKESPEAGFVTKVQGQIEKLNTLITDLLDVSKIENGKLKINKKPVNLESVISNAVETILQTHDEREVRIDRHGTKPDILIPLDEIRIEQVLINFLTNAIKYSPKNNQVIVTTFVDDEAQEVRVNVTDFGIGIPDFKQDAVFKKFYRVEESSLQFQGMGIGLFICAEIIKQHHGNVGVSSIVDEGSTFYFTLPLN, encoded by the coding sequence ATGATTTTAATTGTTGATGACAACCAAAGTAACCTTTATTCACTTCAAAAATTACTTGAATCTAAGGATTTTCAGGTAGAAACGGCAGGCTCTGGTGAAGAGGCTCTTGGTAAAGCACTGAAGAATGACTATGCCTTAATTATTTTAGATGTTCAGATGCCGGATATGGATGGCTTTGAAGTTGCGGAAACACTTGCAGATTATAGCAAAACTAAAGATGTTCCTATTATATTTTTATCCGCTGTCAATACAGATAAAAAATTTATAACCCAAGGGTACGCTTCGGGAGGTAAAGATTATGTAACCAAGCCGGTAGACCCTGAAATTCTTTTGCTTAAAGTAAAAACATTCTATAATCTTCAGGAGAAGAATCTTGCCATGAAAAAGACACAGCAGAATCTTGAACTTGAAGTGAAGGGAAGACGCGAATCTCAGGTTACCATGAAATCTCAGATAGATCATTTTCATCTGATGCTAGAGTCACTTCCTCAGATTGCATTTACACTTAATGAAGACGGAATCGTTGATTTTGTTAATGGTAAATGGTATCAGTATTCTGACGTGGAACAGGTTTTTCCTGAGACGCATCCTGATGACCATGATATCAGAGAAGAATTGGAAAGATGTAGAAAAAAAGGAAAAGCTCTCGAATTAGAAATCAGAATTAAAAATATAGTCTCAGGTAATTACCGTTATCATTTGCTGAGAATAACTCCGGTATATGATGAAAATCGTATCAAAAACTGGGTAGGAACATTTACTGATATTGATGATCAGAAAAAAGTAGAAAAGGAAAAAGATGAATTTTTAAGCATCGCAAGCCATGAATTAAAAACTCCTTTAACCAGTATTAAAGCATACGTTCAGCTATTGGAAAGAAAGCTGAAATTAGATAAAGAAAGCCCGGAAGCAGGATTTGTTACAAAGGTTCAGGGCCAGATTGAAAAGCTAAATACCCTTATCACCGATCTTCTGGACGTATCGAAAATTGAAAATGGAAAGCTGAAGATTAATAAAAAGCCGGTTAATCTTGAAAGTGTAATCAGTAATGCAGTCGAAACAATATTACAGACCCATGATGAACGGGAGGTAAGAATTGATCGTCACGGAACAAAACCAGACATTTTAATTCCATTGGATGAAATCCGTATCGAACAGGTACTGATTAACTTTCTGACGAATGCCATTAAATATTCCCCGAAGAATAATCAGGTGATTGTAACCACCTTTGTAGATGATGAAGCCCAGGAAGTAAGAGTAAATGTGACTGATTTTGGGATTGGAATCCCCGATTTTAAACAGGATGCAGTATTCAAGAAATTCTATCGTGTAGAAGAATCTTCATTGCAGTTCCAGGGAATGGGAATTGGCCTGTTTATATGTGCTGAAATCATTAAGCAGCATCATGGAAATGTTGGCGTTTCAAGTATTGTAGATGAGGGATCTACATTTTATTTTACCCTACCTTTAAATTAA
- a CDS encoding IS1182 family transposase: MKVRFKSLPSNTPSLFPEDIFDKIGSDHPVRLINELVDSLNIDHIMSEYKGGGTTSFHPRMMIKVLFYAYFNNIYSCRKIEKALGENIHFMWLSGNSKPDYRTINYFRSKRLKNHIHRLFADVTVVLQHLGYVSLTVQYIDGTKIESSANRYSFVWKKSVEKNKLKLEAQIHSVLEEIESQIKEERYESHEKVLPKSIDSRELQDKIAELNHDVAQDNKTGKKLIKKLQHQDLPRLQKYEDQLKILSGRNSYSKTDPDACFMRLKDDHMKNGQLKPAYNAQISTENQFITHYSIHQTPGDTTTLKDHLNGFENQYHKQSKEVVADAGYGSEENYEMMAEKAIEGYVKYNNFHKEQKRSEKNNAFAVQNLYHNKENNFYVCPFGQQMNFIGKGKRISSNGYESQVHYYQAFSCQGCPLRESCHQSQDNRLIEVNYNLNHHRMKARQRLISEKGHYHRSKRPIEVEAVFGQLKSNNKFSRFTLKGLEKVNIEFGLMALAHNFRKLAKNRKLTRKNWLRTLKGKKTRHSFTEYIENQKYKFAA; the protein is encoded by the coding sequence ATGAAAGTACGTTTTAAATCTTTACCCTCCAATACTCCCAGCTTATTTCCTGAAGATATTTTTGATAAGATCGGTTCTGATCATCCTGTACGTCTTATCAATGAATTAGTGGATAGCTTAAATATCGATCATATAATGAGTGAATATAAAGGCGGTGGAACGACAAGCTTTCACCCCCGTATGATGATCAAAGTTTTATTCTATGCCTATTTCAACAATATTTATTCATGCCGTAAAATAGAAAAGGCACTTGGAGAAAATATTCATTTCATGTGGCTTTCCGGGAACAGTAAGCCTGATTACAGAACCATCAATTACTTTAGGAGCAAACGGCTTAAAAACCATATTCATCGTCTTTTTGCAGATGTTACCGTTGTTTTGCAGCATTTGGGTTACGTAAGTTTAACTGTTCAATATATAGATGGGACAAAAATAGAATCATCGGCCAACCGATACAGCTTTGTATGGAAAAAATCTGTAGAAAAGAATAAATTAAAACTGGAAGCCCAAATTCATTCCGTACTTGAAGAAATTGAATCTCAAATCAAAGAAGAACGTTATGAATCCCATGAAAAGGTCCTTCCAAAATCTATTGACAGCAGAGAGCTTCAGGATAAAATAGCAGAGCTTAATCACGATGTGGCACAGGACAATAAAACCGGTAAGAAGCTTATCAAAAAGCTTCAGCATCAGGACCTGCCCAGATTACAGAAGTATGAAGATCAGTTAAAAATACTCTCAGGCCGCAATAGTTATAGTAAGACAGATCCCGATGCCTGCTTCATGCGGCTCAAAGACGACCATATGAAAAATGGACAGCTTAAGCCAGCCTATAATGCACAGATCAGTACTGAAAACCAGTTTATCACACATTACAGCATTCATCAGACTCCTGGAGATACCACTACATTGAAGGATCATCTTAACGGTTTTGAAAATCAGTACCACAAACAAAGTAAAGAGGTAGTAGCAGATGCCGGATATGGAAGTGAAGAGAATTACGAAATGATGGCAGAAAAAGCTATAGAGGGGTATGTAAAATATAATAATTTTCATAAAGAACAGAAACGCAGTGAGAAGAACAATGCGTTTGCTGTACAGAACTTGTATCATAATAAAGAAAATAACTTCTATGTATGTCCCTTTGGACAGCAAATGAACTTTATCGGTAAAGGCAAAAGAATCAGCAGTAACGGATATGAATCTCAGGTACATTATTATCAGGCTTTCAGCTGTCAGGGTTGTCCTCTTAGAGAAAGCTGCCATCAAAGCCAGGATAATCGGTTAATCGAAGTGAATTATAATCTGAACCATCACAGAATGAAAGCCAGGCAAAGGCTGATATCTGAAAAAGGACATTACCACAGAAGTAAACGGCCTATAGAAGTAGAAGCTGTATTCGGACAACTAAAAAGCAATAATAAATTTTCAAGATTTACTCTAAAAGGACTTGAAAAAGTAAATATTGAATTTGGATTAATGGCATTGGCGCATAATTTTAGAAAATTAGCGAAAAACAGAAAACTTACCCGTAAAAATTGGCTACGTACGCTTAAAGGTAAAAAAACTAGACATTCTTTCACTGAGTATATAGAAAACCAAAAGTATAAATTTGCCGCATAA
- a CDS encoding DUF6443 domain-containing protein, giving the protein MKKIIIPVGILFATGVLYGQTNTENYLQTKTYLEPVTTTSSTAKQIQIVEYYDGLGRVKQSVNVKASPLGNDIVNHAVFDDFGRQAINYLPIPQNTTQNGEFFTDPLMNGANPNIYGSEKFYSEKILENSPLDRIKEKINVGNDWTTKPIKYEYDTNINGEVKRYTATFNYSTFKSDISLSGTYAENLLHKNTIIDEDGNKIIEFTNSQGKTLLVRKVISDTVYADTYYVYNNYDQLAFIIPPLADNLLLNEQTLNDLCYQYKFDERSRLVEKKLPGKGWEQMVYNKSGKIVLYRDANLKNGIPGFIENEAWVFTKYDKYGRITYTGISRDGTSRKDIQNYVDGQAVDFESRGGSLSLSGMVLEYSNTAYPTSLSKILSVNYYDTYPQLKPDPVSSIMGQNVLSDLNTAQFKTKNLLTASFTKNIEDDNWTRSYTYYDFKGKVIANHSVNFLGGFTRVESELDFSGIVKKKITKHKRLTTDPEKIITENFTYDFQNRLLKHTHQIDGNPVETLAQNTYNELSQLSNKKVGGDASLNGGGFLQSIDYQYNIRGWMTKINDPANLNGKLFGYELRYNNPISSNIAPGRFNGNVAEVNWNNGSENLLKRYNYAYDRLNRLKNGFYSEPNVTNPANGNFDEYLTYDLNGNIKTLQRTATPVSGQTSALVDNLEYKYTGNRLNQVIESAMNDTGYEGGNNMIGYDTNGNMVNMLDKGINTLAYNYLNLPNSYSIENKSFGLTMYIGLDYLYRADGTKLRKVYSSRPVRGLTSYTTTDYLDGFQYSYREGGGICITCRTESAFEEQAYGSLGKIFPDLGGTPRWTLEFVPTAEGFYSFTENRYIYQYKDHLGNARVSFAKGSTGVLEVTDTNNYYPFGLNHISGMFGLANFGALYSYKYNGKELQESGMYDYGARFYMPDLGKWGSIDPKSEKMTSQSPYNYAFNNPLRFIDPDGRTPYDWVEVNGSVFWDSRATDPFKTSILYGSNAIYHAPNTFGYPTTDGYVLLSSNRTWIRNGEEFTAPEHGPAGVDYNHARAIEEQAKSFNDYSNAMEDSYQNTWGDRSHITTSGILMPRDGDLRWGAFELSFSFEQNLYLPKTYGAVSGSLVMTDSGEGGGFLSAGPGLGTDSDGRSTSINFNIYQNTNPFDNYMHFSDFAGWQKNNSISIPVPQLRSNINANWGSAATYNYFGIGRGKLGIPSASQSASYTDKSLMWRIR; this is encoded by the coding sequence ATGAAAAAAATAATTATACCAGTCGGAATCTTATTTGCGACGGGAGTATTGTATGGGCAAACCAATACTGAGAACTACTTGCAGACTAAAACGTATCTTGAACCCGTAACGACTACAAGCTCTACTGCGAAGCAGATTCAGATTGTGGAGTATTATGATGGTTTAGGAAGAGTAAAACAATCAGTTAATGTAAAAGCATCTCCCCTAGGTAATGATATTGTAAATCACGCAGTATTTGATGATTTTGGCAGACAGGCCATTAATTATCTTCCGATACCACAAAATACCACACAAAACGGAGAGTTCTTTACAGATCCGTTAATGAATGGTGCGAATCCGAATATCTACGGTAGTGAGAAATTTTATTCTGAAAAAATATTAGAAAATTCTCCCTTAGACAGAATCAAAGAAAAAATAAACGTGGGAAATGATTGGACTACAAAACCAATCAAATATGAATATGATACCAATATCAACGGTGAGGTAAAAAGGTATACAGCGACTTTCAACTATTCAACATTTAAGTCTGATATCTCTTTGTCAGGCACATATGCAGAAAATCTACTGCACAAAAACACAATCATTGATGAAGATGGTAACAAAATTATTGAATTTACAAATTCTCAAGGTAAAACCTTGTTAGTTAGGAAGGTGATCAGCGATACTGTCTATGCAGATACATATTATGTGTATAATAATTATGATCAGCTTGCATTTATTATTCCTCCTTTAGCAGATAATTTATTGCTGAATGAGCAAACACTTAACGATTTATGTTATCAGTACAAATTTGATGAAAGAAGCAGATTGGTAGAGAAAAAGCTTCCTGGGAAAGGATGGGAACAGATGGTCTATAATAAAAGTGGTAAAATTGTTCTTTATAGAGATGCCAATTTGAAAAATGGAATTCCCGGGTTTATTGAAAATGAAGCATGGGTTTTCACTAAATATGACAAGTATGGAAGAATTACATATACCGGTATTTCAAGAGATGGAACGAGCCGAAAAGACATTCAAAATTATGTAGATGGACAAGCTGTCGATTTTGAATCCAGAGGTGGCAGTCTGTCACTAAGTGGAATGGTTTTAGAATATAGTAATACGGCATACCCGACATCTTTATCAAAAATATTAAGTGTGAACTATTATGATACTTATCCGCAACTAAAGCCTGATCCCGTATCTTCCATTATGGGCCAAAATGTATTAAGTGATTTGAATACAGCACAGTTCAAGACCAAGAATCTTCTCACAGCTTCTTTTACTAAAAATATTGAAGATGACAACTGGACCAGAAGTTATACCTATTATGATTTTAAGGGAAAGGTTATAGCAAACCATTCCGTAAATTTTTTGGGAGGTTTTACAAGAGTAGAATCTGAACTGGATTTTTCTGGTATTGTCAAAAAGAAGATTACCAAGCATAAAAGATTAACCACCGATCCAGAAAAGATTATTACAGAGAATTTCACTTATGATTTCCAGAACAGATTATTGAAACACACCCATCAGATTGACGGCAATCCTGTTGAGACATTAGCACAGAACACGTATAATGAACTTTCGCAGTTAAGTAATAAAAAGGTTGGAGGCGATGCTTCACTCAATGGAGGCGGTTTTTTACAAAGTATCGATTATCAATATAACATCCGGGGCTGGATGACCAAAATTAATGATCCTGCCAATCTTAATGGGAAATTATTCGGATATGAACTCAGATACAACAATCCGATATCTTCAAATATTGCCCCTGGGAGATTTAATGGTAATGTTGCAGAGGTAAACTGGAATAATGGTTCGGAAAATTTATTGAAAAGATATAACTATGCATATGATAGACTAAACAGGTTAAAAAACGGCTTCTACTCAGAACCTAATGTTACTAATCCTGCCAATGGTAATTTTGATGAGTACCTTACCTATGATCTGAATGGAAACATTAAGACCCTGCAAAGAACAGCTACCCCAGTATCAGGTCAAACCTCTGCATTGGTGGATAATCTTGAATATAAGTATACGGGAAATCGTTTAAATCAGGTGATAGAATCTGCAATGAATGATACAGGATATGAGGGAGGTAATAATATGATTGGTTATGACACAAATGGAAATATGGTTAATATGTTGGATAAAGGAATAAATACTCTTGCTTATAATTATCTTAATTTACCCAATTCTTATTCAATTGAAAACAAAAGTTTTGGACTTACTATGTATATAGGCTTAGATTACCTTTATCGTGCAGATGGAACGAAATTGAGAAAGGTCTATTCAAGCAGACCAGTGAGAGGTTTGACGAGCTATACGACAACTGATTATTTGGATGGCTTCCAATATTCATATCGAGAAGGAGGAGGAATATGTATAACCTGTCGTACAGAATCTGCTTTTGAAGAGCAAGCGTATGGAAGTCTTGGGAAAATTTTTCCTGATCTGGGGGGAACACCTAGATGGACGCTTGAGTTTGTACCCACTGCAGAAGGTTTTTATAGCTTTACAGAAAATCGTTATATTTACCAGTATAAAGATCATTTAGGCAATGCCAGGGTAAGTTTTGCAAAGGGCAGCACAGGTGTTCTTGAAGTTACAGATACAAACAATTATTATCCATTTGGATTAAACCATATTTCAGGAATGTTTGGTCTTGCTAATTTTGGAGCATTATATAGTTATAAGTACAATGGCAAGGAATTGCAGGAGTCGGGAATGTATGATTATGGCGCAAGGTTTTATATGCCGGATTTGGGCAAATGGGGATCTATAGATCCGAAATCCGAAAAAATGACGAGCCAAAGTCCCTATAACTATGCTTTTAATAATCCGCTTAGATTTATTGATCCTGACGGAAGAACTCCTTATGACTGGGTTGAGGTTAACGGAAGTGTATTCTGGGATAGTAGGGCAACGGATCCTTTTAAAACCAGTATATTGTATGGGAGTAATGCCATTTACCATGCTCCGAATACCTTTGGATATCCTACTACAGACGGATATGTCCTTTTGTCGTCAAATAGAACATGGATTAGAAACGGAGAAGAATTTACAGCTCCGGAACATGGTCCTGCAGGGGTCGATTATAATCACGCTCGTGCTATTGAAGAGCAGGCAAAATCATTCAATGATTATAGTAATGCCATGGAAGACAGTTATCAAAATACCTGGGGAGATCGAAGTCATATCACAACTTCCGGAATTTTGATGCCAAGAGATGGAGATCTGCGTTGGGGAGCATTTGAATTATCCTTTTCATTTGAGCAAAATCTTTATTTACCCAAAACATACGGTGCGGTGTCCGGAAGTCTTGTTATGACAGACAGTGGTGAAGGTGGAGGCTTTTTATCCGCTGGCCCAGGACTGGGTACAGATTCTGATGGAAGGTCTACATCCATCAATTTCAATATCTATCAGAATACAAACCCATTTGATAATTATATGCATTTTTCAGATTTTGCAGGATGGCAAAAAAATAACTCGATCAGCATTCCGGTGCCTCAATTAAGGTCTAATATCAATGCCAACTGGGGAAGTGCAGCAACGTATAATTATTTTGGTATAGGCCGAGGAAAACTTGGTATTCCAAGTGCTTCTCAAAGTGCTTCTTATACAGATAAATCGCTAATGTGGAGAATAAGATAA